The Lolium rigidum isolate FL_2022 chromosome 1, APGP_CSIRO_Lrig_0.1, whole genome shotgun sequence region GAGAAAATCGCCCTAGAGAAGGACATTAACGCTCCACGAGTGAGGATGGAGAGTGACTACAAAACCGTCATTCAAAGCCTTATAGAAGGAACCATAGGAGCATATGCACACATAGCCCTAGAGATTAGGGAGGCTTGGAGCGATTTAGCTTGAATTCTGTCACGAAGGTCATGGATCCAATAAAGAAGCCCATGCCCTGGCGGAAGcacatttggtgcacatgagcaccagtgctctcagtttttttaaatattttaaattatatatctatgttttcaaaaatcgTCACATTTATTCCTTGAATACATACGAATACTCGTGCGAAATTTCGGTAAAaaatgcattgtattttgagctacaggaaaaaaaattGTTGCTACGTAGAGGGGTAGATATttatcagaaatttgtcttttgtaTATAGCTTAAAATACtacatatttttctccaaaattccTATCGTACCTTCAGAATGTTTATACGTATATGGGTATCTAATTTCAATATTAAAAAAACTAAAAGTATGATTTTTAAAAATAGGAGTAGTGGTGCTCATGTGTCGAAGACACTTTCccatgccctaagagcatctccagtcgcgtcacccaaaggtatttggggcgcgccgaaaAAAAAAACGTTCTCAGCCGCGCGTCCTAAAggtcatttttgtccggcgcaacCCAATACGgtctccggcgccccgagcccgtccccgctacacaggggacgctccgggcacgccggacacaacggaaTGAGAGGCGgggaggcgcgggcccgacgcgtcagcagcTCGGACGCTCAATCAcagcctacgtagcgacggtgcatttgccgggaagcggaaccgcCGCATTGGCAATCGCGTCGTCCGACGCGCCAACCGCTGGAATGGAGcgcggactcctcggaagagcaaccgctgctctcttcgacttatGCGCCgatgttcatccgcgctcaataaaacccgtacgtaggcgctttcggatcttcaaccggccgccattcatccaagcttccgtccgacacctccagcgacgatgagctacatctccgagcttccttccgacacctccagcgagggcaagCCTACTGGATGGCGCCATTTGTGGGACAGAGCCcggacgcccagcagcggcgacgattcctcGCCGCCACTTGACAAcgcggaggaatggctgggcgtggaggaggatgcggaggaggaagggtcagaggaggcggcggtagcccgtgcgaaggcggaggcggacgcgaaagcgaaggccaaggccaaggccaaagccaaggccaaggccaaggccaaagccaaggcgacgacgaggaggacactagTTCCTCCAACGCGTCGGCCGACACCGTCCCTTCGAAAGAGGTGACGAGCAAGAAGCATCACCGTGATGACGACGACAAGGcgggccatcatcgaagaagaagaagtagtagtagttaaaaataatttatatgtaatttaattatgttttttcgaagttttatatgtaatttgtttatgttgaacctatttgaatattagtaaagagtttccTTCTATctatttatattatttttaatgtttgggggcggcgattGGGGAGCGCGGCTAGGAAGGGACGTCCtctaaacgcggcacgaacgaacgtCCTCAAACGCTCAATTCGGCACCGTTTGGGGAATGGTTTTGGGACGCgactgactggagatgctctaactggtAGCTTTGTTTACGAGAGAGTTAAAACGGTGATTCTtaacagaaaaaaaaatctcAGCGAACAGCATGACCAGCGGTAGAGATCACACGCACACGGTCATGGATCCCAGGCCAGCCAGGGAGAGACGCGGCGGTTTCCTCTCGCCGGCGATCGATCGAGTCCTTGAAAAATATACAATCGTGCGTGCGCAGCAGCAACAACGGCGTCCACCACGCGCGCCTTAGATCTGCCGAAGATTAGTGATTTTGTGGCGGTCGCCGCGCGAAAAGATACGCCGTAAGCATTATCGGAAAAGATCCAGCGGTGCTTGAGCAGAGGCGCCCAAATAAGCAGCTTCAATCGAAGCAATCAAACGGCTCCTCTTCCAGCCGCAGTCACCCATCTCAATCCCTACCGGGTTACAATCAAAGTCCTCTATCCCCTTTCCGATAATTTCCATCCTACTGATAGAATTTTCGATATTTAAACGGTGGCAGGAACCTAGCTCCTAGCAGTATACATATTTCTGTCCTGGCAGCAACCGCGGTACCCGCAAGTTTTGAGAGGAGACCAGCAGCTCTCTTCGGAGGCGACCTGCTGCCAGATCGGCCTCGGCAAATCCTCCCTCGACATGTTGGTGAGTTCGCCCTCCTGTTTCCCTTTTCCCTTTAGGTAGGTCCTCTTACAACATTACTCCAAAAAAATCAAGGAATAATAAAAAGTAGAACCCTGATCAGAATTCGTTGTAAAAAATCGACCTTTTTGGTGGGGAAGTAAGGAAATCGCGTCGTTCTCTTCGAAAGTATAAAATTTCAAAACTGCGTTGTTCATTGGAAAGTATAAGAATCAAAATTGCATCCTTTCGTGGGTACGTCCAAAAATTGTGGAATCAAAATTGCTTCTTTCGGTGGGAAAGCATATAAAAGTTCTATAATCAAAATTGTGTCTTCTGTGGAAAAGTATAATATTTTAACATTTTTCTGTGGAAAATAGTTATATTACACCTGTGATGAGACGGTAAGAAATCAACTCTGATTTGTTTCCATATCAACTGCAGGACAATGAAGTTGACATGCTCAGCAAGTTGCCTGATGATGTTTTGCTCAACATTGTTGAGCGACTTGATATCACTGAGGTAGCAAGAACCGCCATCCTCTCCAGACGATGGAAGCAGATCCCCACTATGCTCTCAAAGATTATCTTAACGGTTTGTTCTTTTGAGCCCAAGCACGGAACGAGAAACTTAACCTCACATGATATAGTTCGGGCCAACACCACCATGTTGAAAGCAACCAGGAGCATACTGGAAAGCAGGACTGGAAGTCTATACACCATTGACCTAATGTCCATACAATTCTATTTGGGAGATGACTCCATCTTCTTTGGCCAGACTGTTGCCAACACCATAGCAGCACAAAAGGTTGCTTCAGTTGAGTTTACGATCTTAACGGGATTGGGTAAAAAATGTAACACCTCTTATGACCTGCTCGCTTATGGGAAGCAGTTCATGTCATTCTTTGATTCGTGTCCAAACGCGTTTGGTGGTCTTGCACACCTCTGGCTGGAGAATTTGAGGTTAGGCGAATCGTACTTCCCCAAAATTTTTGGTATATGCAAGCAACTGGAGTTTCTCCAACTTTGGCGGTGTGACATGGGGTATCTGTCTTTGCTGGAAGTGCAACACCCGCAACTCCGTGAACTAGTGATTTCCTGTAGCAGTCTTCAGAGGGTTGATCTGAAGTGGGTACCAAAGCTCATAGTAGTGAAATTCAATATGTTTAAATCACCAGATGACCCCTTCTCGTTGGGCTATGTCCCACTGCTCCAGACTGTGAACATCACTAATACTGGTTTATCTGGGCACAAGATGCTCAAGCTAAGTGAGTTGCTTCGTAAAACCGCCATAAGCAATCTGCATTTGAACTTCAAATCAGAAAAGGTTAGTGAATGTCCTcagtggtgtgtgtgtgtgttctggAGAGGTTGTAGTTATTATTTTTGGTTAGTATAATTCTGAATTATCCCCCTCTTGCAGATTTGGGTCAAACCTGAAGGCCGAAAGCAATTGTTACCGGTGTTCCACAAACTAAGTCATGTGAATTTGTTTAACATTTCTGAAGAATGCGATCTGACTTGGACAATGTTCATGCTCCACGGTGCACCCATCCTTAAGAAACTATGCATCATGGTAAAATCTTGTCCTGATTCGTCCTTTCTCAGTTTTATTCCACCTCATGTTGAACATGCAGAGCAAATTGTATCTTTTTGAAGTTCAAATTTTTTGTTACCAGTTAAGAGTTTTTGATCTTATTCAATGCAGGTGCGGGATCATTTATGTGATATGGTAAAGGGGAAGCGGAGGTACATGTATGAGTTTAGCGAGGTGAAGGATAAAGGACTAGAGTGGGAACCATCTGCCCCTGATTTCAAGCACCATAATCTGGCCGAGCTCAGGATCTATGGGTTTCAGGAAGAAGATAAATTTGTGAGGTATGCCAGAAATGTCATGGAGGCAGCGGTGAACCTGAAGTCTGTATACCTGCATAAGAATCCGGGGTGTGAGAAGTGCAAATATAGGCTTCCAAATGAGTGGACGCAGACGGAGATGTTGTTGATTAGAGACAAAATCAACAAGGGGATCTTCTCAAATGTCGGGATTCACTTCCCGAGTTGGGGGTGAGAATATTAGTACAAATGCACTTGTGCTGCAAAGCTACTTTTCTATGCATTTATTAGTTGTTGCCTATGAACCTTTTCAGTTATGTTTATTTTGAGATGGTACTGAGTTGAGTAGGATACGGATTAAGGAGTACCATTAACATTAGTGTCAAGTATTTTGGCCAATGGAaatttgctttgtttgttttcaTTGGGAATGGATTGTATGCCGCTATAAAATGCCGTTGTTTGTTTTCGTAGTGAAATGGATTGTACCACTGGTGACATACCGTGTGAGCCGAAAGAACGTTTCCAGGATCATTCTTTTAGTGTCCAAATGTAATGGGATGATTCCAcacttactccctccatcctcaaATAAGTAGACATGGAGCTCTAAACTTTGTCTACAAATTCCTATCTCCAACACTTAATTGTTTCTCTCTCATCGTCTACAAATTCCTATCTCCAACACTTAATTGTTTCTCTCTCATCGCTtgaaaatcaaacccaataatattaagcacAAGTTTTTTTTCATGCATTTAGCTTATTGGGGGTGAAAGAATTAAAAAGAAAAGATACATGTTTCCAATGTATTTTTACTCTACTTCATAGTTTATCTTGAAAAACatgcatgtacacttatttgtgaacggagggagtagatctcaTTCTGGTGTTCAGTTAGAAAATAGAACGGAACGAGGTAGTTTCTCAAAAGAGAACATCCCCTCCAAACCTTGAACAAGAGAATATCCCCTCTAGATTTTGAACGAGAATATTCCTTCTAGATGCGGAAACACATCCATTCATCATCAAAACGGTGGAATCTCTTTGTTACTCTATGCTAAAGACATCCACACTCAATCAATTTCTTTATTCTCTCATAACTTTGTTCTGCTAAACTCACCCTACGCATACTCATATCTTCTATTCGCAGAATCTGTTACAGTCCACTCTCCAAACAAACGCAAGAACGGAATCAACTCATTCAATATTCTAGCTTAAATTAAACACAAGAATGGAACAAACCCATTCTTTCAGAATGAAACCATGACATTACATTCCACTTGATTttcaaaccaaaaacagacacttgattttcaaaccaaaaacagacgtctgagaaaaaaaaaatctagaaacCAGATCTTGCAAGAAGACAGGCGTGACATTCTCAACCGCATTAAAATGATAATTGTTGCCATTAAAATAGAGTACACGATGTTTTAGCTTTGTGTTGATTTATTTACTTAAGGGTGTATCTACTCTATTTTTAATACTTTCTTCATTATTAAAAAATCTTCGCATTTTTTCTAGATATGAATGAATCTATAGCTAAAACATATCTATATACCACCATACATATATCTatttatatctatatctatacctaataataaaagcaaaagtgtTTCTGTCGTTCGGTTTGGTTTGTTAGGTTATTAAAATTATCCCTGGATTCGACACAAATTACTCACCGTGCCACCGATAAGTTGTAACGATTTGATGTTTTTTCACAGTTCTCGATCATCCGAAACCTGTCGGTTAGGACCATTGAAGATAAGCCGATCTGTTCTCTCTTGGACATACGCTATCCTAAAATCGTACGTCCTCCCTCCGCTCTATATATTATGAAACCGAATCCATCACGAAATCCACCACATCCACACGGATCACACCTACCCTTGATTGATTCAATAAAAGCCGCACGATCCCACGCATAAAAACAAGCCGCACGGAGGCAGTGCTAAAACCTCCTCTCGCCTGACCTCCATGGCGCGCGACCTCCTCTGCTTGATTTCTCGCTATCTCGCCACCGCGTCTAGTTCCTCGTCCTGTGCCGAGCTCCCTCCTCGCGCCGTCGCCGTTAACGTCGGAGGCCTCGAATGATGATTGAGCGGTGCTTGAGCAGAGGCGGCCAAATAAGCAGCTCCCTGTCTGGGAGCTGCGGTCCCCAATCGAATCAGCAGCTCCTTTCCGAGCTGCAACCAGCAATCGAAGCAATCAAGCGGCTCCTCTTGCGGCCGCAGTCAGGGATCGAAACGGATCCCTTTTTATTTATATCCCAACAATCCCTCTCGGATTACAATCCAAGTCCTCTATCCCCTTTTGTATCTTTTCCATCGTATTGATAGAATTTCCAATATTTAAACGAGAGTTTCCATCGGTGGCAGGAACTTTCTTCCCAGGCGACCTGCTGCCAGATCGGCTTCCGCAAATCCTCCGTCAACATGTTCGTGAGTTGTCCTCGTGTTCGTTTTTCTCTTTAGCTCCTCTTATTATTACAACATCaccgccaaaaaaaaaaaaaaatcaccaagGAATAATAAAAAGTACAGTAGGAAACCATGATTAGAATTCGTAGTCAAAAGTTGACTTTTTTGGTGGGGAAATTAACAAAATTGAGTCAGTCTCTTGGAACGTATAAATTTTCAAAATTACTTTTTCATACGAAAGTATACAAATCAAAACTGCATCCTTTCGTGGGTAAGTACAAAAGTTCTATAATCAAAATTGTGTCTTTCTGTGGGAAAGtatattt contains the following coding sequences:
- the LOC124702580 gene encoding F-box/FBD/LRR-repeat protein At3g52680-like, translated to MLSKLPDDVLLNIVERLDITEVARTAILSRRWKQIPTMLSKIILTVCSFEPKHGTRNLTSHDIVRANTTMLKATRSILESRTGSLYTIDLMSIQFYLGDDSIFFGQTVANTIAAQKVASVEFTILTGLGKKCNTSYDLLAYGKQFMSFFDSCPNAFGGLAHLWLENLRLGESYFPKIFGICKQLEFLQLWRCDMGYLSLLEVQHPQLRELVISCSSLQRVDLKWVPKLIVVKFNMFKSPDDPFSLGYVPLLQTVNITNTGLSGHKMLKLSELLRKTAISNLHLNFKSEKIWVKPEGRKQLLPVFHKLSHVNLFNISEECDLTWTMFMLHGAPILKKLCIMVRDHLCDMVKGKRRYMYEFSEVKDKGLEWEPSAPDFKHHNLAELRIYGFQEEDKFVRYARNVMEAAVNLKSVYLHKNPGCEKCKYRLPNEWTQTEMLLIRDKINKGIFSNVGIHFPSWG